The genome window TTGTGACATGTGACTTTTGTACTACCTCCAGAGGCTATATCTTGCAACACGTCACTTATCCGCTCACCTCTCAGCTGCAACAGTCATACAAAATCACAAGCAATAATTATCTCGTGATATTGATCAATTTGTTCAGAGTCAGCAATCAATTTGGACTAATCACCTTCTTGCCTAGGTAGTGACAAAACACCccagtccagcccagcccatcGCAGCGATGAACAGATCCCCCCCTTGAATGGTGTGGACCATCTCATCCCGAAACCAGAAACGTTGAACCAAGCTTAGGCGCGGCACGTCGACAGGGATCCGACGCGGCTGCAGTAATGGCTGCATCAGCCACAAGTTTGTTTTTTCCAGACAAGGTACTATTATAATGTGGCTTGTTTGTGTAATTTGATTGATCTTTTTTCCAATGTTCTGAATTGCCTCCCTGCTTACAATTTGAAGCTGATGCAAATATGTATCACCATTTACTTCAGAGTGACTGTTTGTGATTTCATTATATTGATGCTCCAAGTTATTAGTCTCGGGGCGTTTCCAACGTCGTTCAGTCACCAACTAATGCTGCAGGGATTGAAACTCTACACGGCACGTTTCTCCATACTGTACGCCATAAATAAGGTAGTGTACCTATCATCAACTGTTGAACTCAAAGCTTAGGTAGTTATGCCCTTGGGGATCGTTGAAAGCAGACAGAAGAGGCGCCAATTGTGTATTTTCTCTTTGATAATCAGGCTCTATTCATTCCACTCATTCTGACCACGTCAACTTTGACTCCACCAGATTTTCAGAAGCATTCATTTCCTGACAACTACCGAAAATACAAGCACGGAAATTTTCAGCATACTAAATAGTCGTGGGTAGTAAACGCTCGAAATCTCGTGATGCTTGCTTTGTCACAAATAAATTGCACCGAGGACCAACCAGAAAACATAACGATTAAAAGCCACAAATTATAGTCTGGGCGTGGTTCTGTGGCACAATTGTTCTGGAACTCAAGAGGAACGAGAATCGATCGGCGCTAATGCACCACTATCCTTGTCTAATCTGTGGCGGTGCGACATACCCTCACAATTGAAATCGTATGTCTCAAGAAACGAAACTCGAAAGCCCTGTTTTAATGATAAATGTATATTCAACATATTGCAAATTCTTTTGAGAGCGGTGGGAACTTCGTAAAAGTgttaaggtttttttttttttttctctctatAAATGGGCAgggttttcttcttctttgcacCGTAATTACAGAACGATCAAGAGAGGAAAACCGGGGACAGAAGATCGAATTTCCAATCCTCAGTACCTCTTACGAGTCATAACGTGCTTTCGCCTGATAAAATACATCCACTACGGAGTAGCAACTCACGCTATTTCGCCCTTTTCTGAATAGGACTCTAGCATAATTTTGACTCTTTTGTATTTTATCTTGACTATTCTGGGAAGCTTCCATTAGCATCGGTATTTCCACTCCTGTTGAATTCAGGTCATTCAAATCCCTGCACGTGGCACATTCAAACAAACGCGCTACTGGATGTGGGGTCGCACAAGGCCCCTGACCCACTAGCATTTCTCCACGGTTCTCTCCACTGACTaaggataaaaaaaaagacgtCAGATCCAAAGGTTGAGAGACATCTCGTCCATACTGACTGCATATGCAACATCACCAAAATGGATCCGACACTTTTGATCAACGACATCGTCGAGCACGATACTTCCACGAGGAAGCCTGTTGAGTTTAGCGACCTGCCTATATCCTCTACCGGCTTTCCCCAACAtaaaagaagatggaagaccTCCGCTTTCAAGCAGAAGCGCGCCGAAGCGGCCGGAGCAATAGCATCTGCCGAACATTCTGAGGCCGGAAAACTATCTCAAGCTCCCCCTTCAGATGTAGACTTCAAGACTGTTGAGAGACAACGCATAGACCAGGAGAACCAGCAGAAGATTGCAAACATGACACCCGCCGAGATTgctcaagcccaagaagataTCATGAACGGCTTGAACCCAGCTCTCATTCAAAGATTGCTATCGCGGGCCAATATCGAGGAGCCTACTGGTCCCTCGCCTTTTGACGCACCAAAACCagagaaacaagaaaaaacACAAGACCCACCCCCTACGATTAAGGTCGAAGACACTGCCACGAACGAAGCACTGGAGAGCACCCCAGCGACTGCGCCGCACGCTCGCAAGGCCTCAATAGAATCGGCATCGCAAAGTTCTCCTCCAGTTTCCCAAGTACGTTCATCGAAAAAGGTATCGGATCACTGCGATGAGGACAAAGCCCCGGCGCAAATACCACCCGATCTATTTCCTATTACCGACCAACCCAAGTCGGTTCATTTTCCTGTACCGCCAGCTTTGGCCGATCTCGACCCTTCCGACCCGAATTTCTTAGAATCGCTGCACAAGAAATATTTTCCTAATCTACCCGCCGACCCTAGCAAGCTCGCATGGATGGCACCCATTCCTACCGAGGACAGTCCGGCTGACAAAGACTCTTCATACTACCCGCATCCTGAGATCGCTGTTAATGCTCTGCGCTTCGACTTCCAGGGCCGATTCTTATCACCAAGAGTCAGCCGATCCATTCCTTCTTCGAAGGGTTTACACCACCATGGCGACGCCCCCGAGGCTGCAGGATACACAGTTGCGGAGTTAGCTCATCTTGCCAGAAGTGCTGTTCCTGCGCAAAGATGTATGGCTTTCCAGACATTAGGGAGAATTCTCTATCGTCTTGGACTCGGTGAGTGGGGCAAGAGTGAGGATCACCCTATTGCTATGGGAATATGGGCAGCTATCAAGAAGGGAAGGGTTCTCGATAGCTTGACTGAGGCTGCTATGACTGAAGGCGGTCATCGAGGAAGCCGAGTCTACGCTACTGAGGCTTTATGGCTATTTGAGAAGGGTGGCTGGAAGGAGAAATTTAAGGGCAGATGATCGTGCCATTCCCCGTTATATAGGAGGTTGATTGTATGACCAATTCACGATAATGAGACAGCAAAGTACAACTTGTGTTTAACAGAGGAACATCACCTTGGCTGGTGTTGGAAGAGCTCGGCACATGCAGGCTCGTTGGTCCAGTTTATTGACAGCATCTGTGCCCTAAACTCTGCTTGTTAAGGCCAATTGGTGCCACGTAGCCATGACAATGGGAGTTGTAGCAGGTGCTTGGCGTGAAAGACATCAGACCATGCATTCTTTGAGGATTAACAGAGTCGCTTGgttttgtttctggtggTACTTCACGTAATAGAAGCTTAACCAGGCGTAAGCGGTAGGTTGGCGCAATACCTTGTCACAAATGATTACCAGAGGTACCACAGACAGAACTTACAAACCACAACTAAAAGGGGGATTATATGGTTGATGGCGTGACTATAGCCATTGATAGCATGTTCTATGGAGTTTCAAATTGATGAATGGAGTAAACATGCTCAAAACAACTCTGTATATAAAAAGCATATGGGGCTCTTGTGGCTCAAAAgcaatgaatgaatggccTCGCACTTGGAATAGAATAAAGGATCCGATCAGCCCATGCATTCGGTGTTCCCGTTGAAAGAGCCTAGCATAGGGAAAGGTTCACGGAGCACTCGACGATCTTGACACGGTTGGCTGCGATTTAGTTTCTGAACTTCTGATCAAAGAGAAATCTGGAGCCGCATGCACTGTCAAGATAGGTCAGATATGGACGGGATGTTTCTGAGCTCAACGAGTGAGACAGTGTCTAGGCTGAGTCAAGGGCGAAAGGTTCCATGGCGGTGATTATGCGGTGTGTGGCTAGGTTCTACCcagtaagaaaaaaaagggagGCCACCTCAGTGGGAGCCTCCACTGGGCTTGGGCACTGGGCTGCCTACCACCTACCACCTACGGATGGATACCTTGCCTTAGGTACGTACGGAAAAAAAGAATGGGAACCTGGTCCGGCCTAATAACTAACGAAAAAAATCCATATTTACCTATGCTTGGTGGCCAAAGGCGtcaacttctttctcttccctctTGTTTCGTTTCCCTTCAACCAAAAACATCACGGCACTGCCGCGCcaattcctcctccttctccctccctctgGGTGACTTGCCgtcttctttttatcttcCTTCCGGTCATCGAATCAGTCAGTTCTTGTCTTACAACTTCGCTTTGTCGGCTTCGCTCAATCGCAATCGATCGATATTCCCCCGCCACTTTTTGTTTGTTGCTCCGCGACGACTTTGAACAATAACTCTCGATCCAAAACCCTTTGCGAGTCGGATCCAGCGCTCCTGATCCCCTCTCAAGCGACTATCTGTACTGCTCTTCGTTGCGCAGTCGAGAAAAGCACAACGTTTCTTCTGGCATTTTGCTCTCCCGCTTATTCGCCCAATCCGAATCTAAGCCCAAGCTTTCTGCCCCACGATCGCGATCTACATCGACGTCGATAAGTGCCCGCACACGACACGACAGAACTTTTTGACAACCGGCCCCAAAAAGACTCACGCAAGACACGAGACACTGTGACTTTCACTAGCCATGGCGTCTCCGCTGCAGTTTGCCTACCGAACCCAGAGGGACATCGGCATCACCGACGCCGCGCCCGTCTATCAGCCTCTCACTGGGTTCAAGAAGCCTGAGGGCAACCTCCGGTGCTGTACCTACTCGCCATGTGGTCGCTACTTCGCTTGGGCCTCTCCCGAGGCTGTCACTATCATTGATCCCTCAACCTCCCAGCAGGTCCTGTCACTCCCGATCTCCAACGTCTACGAGCTCGGTTTCTCTCCTCGCGGTACTTTCGTCATTACCTGGGAACGCCCTGCCAAGGATGAGAACGGAGATGCCaccaagaacctcaaggtcTGGCGTgttgtggaggaggatgtctCTGGTCAGGACAAGCAGCCCCTAGGCCGCTTTgttcagaagcagcagcaaggcTGGAACCTTCAGTACACAGCTGATGAGAAGTACTGTGCTCGTCTCGTTACAAATGAAGTTCAGTTTTACGAGAGTCACGATCTCGTCAAGGTCTGGAACAAGCTCCGAGTCGAGGGTGTCACCAACTTTGCTCTTGCTCCTGGCAGCCAAAACCACGCCGTTGCCGTCTTTGTTCCCGAGCGCAAGGTCAGCGAATAACAAAAGCTATTTTCAAGAGGTGTATACTGACAACTTACAGGGTCAACCCGCTGCCGTCAAGGTCTTCAACGTCCCTCTTTTCACCAACCCAATCTCCCAAaagaccttcttcaaggGAGACAAGGTCCAGCTTAAGTGGAACAAGCTTGGCTCCAGCCTTCTGGTGCTGGCCCAAACCGATGTTGATCGCTCAGGCAAGAGTTACTATGGTGAGACCACGCTGTATCTGCTCAGCACCACCGGTGCTTTTGATGCCCGCGTGTCCCTGGATAAGGAGGGCCCCATTCATGATGTTTCTTGGTCACACAACTCGAGAGAGTTCGGTGTTGTGTATGGTACCATGCCTCCCAAggccaccatcttcaatcacCGGGCCGTTGCAACGCACTCGTTCCCGATTGCCCCTCGCAACACTATCACTTTCTCGCCAAACGGTCGCTTTGTTTTGGTGGCAGGCTTCGGCAACCTTGCTGGTCAGATCGATGTTTACGATCTGGAGAAGGATTTCCGCAAGATCACCACTTTTGAGAGCGGTAATCCCAGCGTCTGCGAATGGAGTCCTGATAGTCGCTACATCATGACTGCCACAACCTCCCCCCGACTCCGTGTTGACAACGGCGTCAAGTTGTGGCATGTTAGCGGCAATCTCATGTATAACGAGGATATGGTTGAGTTATACAATGTTGTGTGGCGACCTCAGGGTCCCGAGAGCATTGCTCCTGGTGATCCTTTGACCCCCGTTCCTACGCCTCATGCCTCGGCTACGGCCTACCTGGGCTCGGTCAAGACTCCCAGCAAGCCCGCTGGTGCTTACCGCCCTCCCGGCGCCCGTGGTCTGGCCACTCCTCTGCACTTCAAGCGTGAGGATGAGGGCGGTGCCGCCCACGTTGTGAGCAACGGACTACCCAACGTCGGCCCCAATGGTTTTGGTCGCCCTCGCCGCGCTGTGCCCGGTGCTGATTTGGCTGACCAAGCTCCCACGGTTAGGACCGTTCCTGGAGCTGAACCCTTGGGCGATGAAAACTCGTCCAAgtcgaagaacaagaagaagagaaacaagaAGAATCCCCAGGGTGAGGGCCGGCCCCAAGGCGAGCCTAACGGCGGAGCTAGCCTGGCGCCTCCTCCTCACGACCGAGGTCACGGCTCCGGCCACGAGGGTCGCAGCCCCGAGCGACGAAATCACCGCAACCGGAGCCAATCGCGTAACAATCAGGCCCGAAGCCGCAGTAACACTCACCGCAACGGCCATGGACACCATGCTCACTCAAGCCAGGGTGCCGGAGGTGGTGCTCCTGATGCTGCACAGAACCCTAACGCCAAGAAGATCCGCAGTCTCCAGA of Fusarium musae strain F31 chromosome 5, whole genome shotgun sequence contains these proteins:
- a CDS encoding hypothetical protein (EggNog:ENOG41~BUSCO:EOG092606AD); translated protein: MDPTLLINDIVEHDTSTRKPVEFSDLPISSTGFPQHKRRWKTSAFKQKRAEAAGAIASAEHSEAGKLSQAPPSDVDFKTVERQRIDQENQQKIANMTPAEIAQAQEDIMNGLNPALIQRLLSRANIEEPTGPSPFDAPKPEKQEKTQDPPPTIKVEDTATNEALESTPATAPHARKASIESASQSSPPVSQVRSSKKVSDHCDEDKAPAQIPPDLFPITDQPKSVHFPVPPALADLDPSDPNFLESLHKKYFPNLPADPSKLAWMAPIPTEDSPADKDSSYYPHPEIAVNALRFDFQGRFLSPRVSRSIPSSKGLHHHGDAPEAAGYTVAELAHLARSAVPAQRCMAFQTLGRILYRLGLGEWGKSEDHPIAMGIWAAIKKGRVLDSLTEAAMTEGGHRGSRVYATEALWLFEKGGWKEKFKGR
- a CDS encoding hypothetical protein (EggNog:ENOG41~BUSCO:EOG0926142H); translated protein: MASPLQFAYRTQRDIGITDAAPVYQPLTGFKKPEGNLRCCTYSPCGRYFAWASPEAVTIIDPSTSQQVLSLPISNVYELGFSPRGTFVITWERPAKDENGDATKNLKVWRVVEEDVSGQDKQPLGRFVQKQQQGWNLQYTADEKYCARLVTNEVQFYESHDLVKVWNKLRVEGVTNFALAPGSQNHAVAVFVPERKGQPAAVKVFNVPLFTNPISQKTFFKGDKVQLKWNKLGSSLLVLAQTDVDRSGKSYYGETTLYLLSTTGAFDARVSLDKEGPIHDVSWSHNSREFGVVYGTMPPKATIFNHRAVATHSFPIAPRNTITFSPNGRFVLVAGFGNLAGQIDVYDLEKDFRKITTFESGNPSVCEWSPDSRYIMTATTSPRLRVDNGVKLWHVSGNLMYNEDMVELYNVVWRPQGPESIAPGDPLTPVPTPHASATAYLGSVKTPSKPAGAYRPPGARGLATPLHFKREDEGGAAHVVSNGLPNVGPNGFGRPRRAVPGADLADQAPTVRTVPGAEPLGDENSSKSKNKKKRNKKNPQGEGRPQGEPNGGASLAPPPHDRGHGSGHEGRSPERRNHRNRSQSRNNQARSRSNTHRNGHGHHAHSSQGAGGGAPDAAQNPNAKKIRSLQKKVRAIEDLEMRLAGGEKLEDTQLKKINTKSSVLKELDGLEKGN